In the Populus trichocarpa isolate Nisqually-1 chromosome 1, P.trichocarpa_v4.1, whole genome shotgun sequence genome, GATCATATGGATTAACGGATAAGGTTTTAGCATCCATGACTGAAACAACAGCTGATCGATTTAAAGGCAGCTTCACACCATCGGTTTCGACAATGATGTGATCAAGCATTCCTGCAAAGCATACAATTGATGAAcacttcaacaaattaaaaccaGCTGTTACGAATAATCAAACTAAAGCAAACAGAGGGCCATGATAGGATACCTGCAGATGCCCTTCCAGTTCTTAATTTCTGGAGTTCTCGAGATAATGCAACTACAGCCGCATCCATCTGCGAATTAGCAGTTTCCTTAACAGTAGGCCCAATATCCACAAATTCAACTGTACCCCCAGCAGAGTCATCCTCTAAAAtacaaataagaaaagaaatgatcTCCCAATTTGACATACATTGATAGCATTCAAATAAAGAAATTGGGGATATTGAACCACGACAAACACATAACGGgatctttaaattaaaagaaaccacACTCCACATAGCCAAGAAACTGTTCTCTTTACtatattttccatctttaaaaatcaaacccaaaaacacCAACTTTCACAAGTGCAATACGAGAAGTGCAAAGTAGAATAGTCTGCCTCAAATTAAGCAAAACCCAGAATGAGCACAAGCCAAGGATATCAGATCCTCCGATTATCACAATCTCACAACATATTAGCCATCAATCAGAAATGGGTAAATCAtaaaacagagaaaacaaagGGAGCattacttgatttatttttgccTTTAGCAAAGCCACGACGAGACTGTTTGAGGAAATCAAAGGAAGGCAAAGTTGCTGATGGGAGTTTGTGGGAAACAGAGTTTGAGAGAAGATGGGGAGAGAACAGGGTGGTGGTGTTAGAGAAAGTGCGGGCTTTGGTGAAACTAGTGGAGCTtcgaagaagaaagagaaaagagttTCGAGGAGAGATTGTGCGTCTTAGGTGCAGCAGAGCCATTTTCACTCTTTCTCCTCCGGGTTTTTATCTTTTGGCTGTCCTCCTGTCTTCTTCTCTCTATTTCATTTCTTTGCTGgggagggtttagggttttgagcAGGGTCTTTAAAAAAACCGGCTTATGTGTAATATTTGTCCTATCCTATCAAATTTTACCCATTAAATTTAGATGATATAGATATCAATGATGATGGtaggttaaaaaatttaataaataaatatttattttgtttgtttttgtgttttaaaatatttttttaaaaaattaaaatattttttttatttcaaattaatattttttgatgttttaaaattattttaatatgcagatattaaaaataattttttaaaaataaaaaaatattattttgatatttttttagtaaaaaatactttgaaaaacaaccgcaaccacaaccacaatcacaaacatatttatttaaccCAACTcaacttatataatttaatataaataatcatactagttgatataaataatatttttctttatctttttattttttctttcactgCTTCACACTTGCATGTAATTTAttcatgtaatttaaaaatctatacgttttagttttttacttaaatttcatttgaaaatgcggttgaaaccgtgtttttttaattttttttatatttttaaattattttaatatattcattttaaaaataatttttaaaaaataaaaaaaatatcattccaAACAAGCCCTTAATTATTGTTGTGCTCTCCACGTGCATTCGAACCAGTAGCAACTAGCCCATCGTAGCCTCCTGGTCCGACCTACTAGGTCTGGTCTTGTATCTGACCGTCTCTTTctcccctaaaccctaaacccacaAATACAGccttctttatcttttatttggtTGATATTGAATTCCCTGCAATGGCTTTCTCCTCATCTTGCAGGAGATTTATCTCCAAATCATCTCTATCGTCCATCAAATCAGCCATCAGGTCATCCAACGTTCCTAAATCTCCCTCCATGCCCACCAGATCTGCTACTGCTCTCCCATCATCCAAACCACCAACCTCCCCTCAATTCTCCTTTTCCAGGTAAATTCACGAATATTTCTGCAAacaaatttatgtatttatggGAATGGATGtgttttggttttcttgttttgaatttattaattcattGATTTTGTGCGTGTAGGGCTCCATGTGAGTTGGGATGCGTTCAGTCGCTGCTGCCACTACACAGCGCGGTGGCGGCGTCGAGGATGACATCATGCTTAAGCACTACATCCAGGAGTTGCCGTGCGCTCTCTCAGGGTACACTCTGCTGCACTCTTTTATTGCTTCTCTAGTGACTAGCGagtagctcttttttttttgtactgtCGAATTGGATTTTGCTTCTTGCTTTTGAAAATGTTCACTTCTTCCTATGAATAGTGTACTGTTGATCCAGTTcaatttctctttgtttttttttaattgaattccaTTCCTCTCTGTGGAAATTGGGATAGAGACTGAAATTAACAACTGAAAATTGAAATTGCTGCCAAGGGATGTGATAGGCATTTTCGCAGTTTTCCGGGGTTGTGTAAAAGACTTGTCAAGTTAAAGCTtactaatttaaatttgatcaagGTGTTAGAAATTGAAGAGTCCAGtgttaaaattaagatttttttttatctagataGTGTCTTTGCATGAGCTTGCTGGGCTCGTTTTTTGTACACGGAGCTGGAATTACACGTTGGTTAAACAAATTGAGGGTGTCAAGTGGGATGAGACTTGAGAGTCCTTTAATTGGGTTTAACGCAATCTGACCAGGATATTTGGTTCCTGCAGGCAcataattcaaagaaataaactGGGGACCTGTTGTCTGCATCTTTGTCAAGTATGAAACCATGAGTGCTTTTTTAATCATCTTAAGAATATTTGGTTATATCAAAATGGAGGCCTTCTTGCATGTTAGTGAATTTAACATATGTCCATGTCAGAGCTGTTCTCCATACTTGCTTGGATGATGCTAAACTGGCCCCAAAACGTAACATGCCGGGCTTTCTCATGTCTTAGTGTAATTCGGGAGCATTCAATGTTCTGATGACATGTTATTACAATCCGCCTTTTGTTATATTGGCAATTCTTTTTAGGGAATAGTTTGCCATGTATTCAGCTGAACTCTGTTTTAACTAACCAAAACCACAGACTTTGATGATTTTCAGAACAATTTAGTCAATCATACAATGCACTGGTCAGAGGACCTCTTTAGTGACATTCTCCTCTTTAGTGAGATTATTATGTTGATTCTGAAACttatatcacaaaaaaattgatccaattATGGGATATATGATAAGAGTAATATAAAGAGCGATTGACGGGCTAGCGTGTGGTTGAAATGTGAAGCTAGTTGGACGGGTTCAAAGAGGCCATTAAGGCTATCATTgagtcatttttctttttcttttgtaatggGCTTGAACTTTGTGCACATCAAGTAATGTATTTGTCAGTAATTTAGAATACCTTGGTAACATAACTGCTCCTTGTCCCAGATGGAGTTGATGGTACGTGAGACATGTTTGCTGTTATTGGAGGTGGGCCCTGTCATCAACTATACAATCTATGACCTAAAACAATGTGGAACTTCTTTGGATGATGTTTCTCATTACAGTTATTAGATACTATTCGGCTATTCATTCATAAAAACTTATGAAAGGAAGTTCTATGATGACTAGGGAAATTGtggtttgatgaatcacaaatTATTAAGAGTGCTCATAGGATCGTCACAGATGTTGATCTTGCAATGCAGAAAgagttgttttgttaatttatatttggaatgTTGTTATCTATATCTTGTTCTTTCGTTATAGAGTGCGCATTTCGCAGTTGTCTGTTATCTGATTCCTGTATTTGTGGTGTTTATTTCTTTAGAGCTCGGTCTGTCGGTTCCAAGGTGACCTGTTAAGAGAGATCACCATGACTGGAGGTTAACTTCACATGATTGAAGAAGCAAGTCTGCAGCTTTTCATTTTTATGAGGAATTGTCTATTTATAAATGCTGCTTGAACCTGGTTTGATTCTTCGTAACGGGGAGCCCCAAGATGTAAGAATTAAAAGTTCTTGTTTAATAATCTTAACCCATGCACGATTCATCAAAAGGTTTATTGCGATTTATCCACTTTCTGTTCTTTGGTAACCCTTGATCCAGAATCAACAGTCTGTTTGGAAATACATAGCAGGCTGCAGCATGGTCCTCATAGTCTAGACAATTTCACTCAAAAGATAGTTCTatatgaataaatttatttctttgtaCTCTCCTACCTGACCACAAAATATCACCATTGAATTCTTACAATGACTCCATGGATGGCAAATTTTGGGTCTTCAATGAGAACTATTATCTATTCTTGCCTTTTATAGTTAGGTGTCtcaatcattatttttgttgtttaaattatgtaaacaacaattaaaaaaagataccaACAGTACAATCAATATgctcaaatataatttaaatcctCATTCCAAGATGGAAGAAAGCTGTTATGTATATGTTTAAAAGGTAAGCTgctgcttctgcttcttcttcttcttcttcttcttgtttataCAAGAGATGGTTTGCTTATTAgcgattttttcttaataaagtctttatctttaatttaaccCCTGTACTATTTGTCTTTCCATGCCATTAGTAtggaagaagattttttttgtcattttctgcTCCTTTGACACGTGGAAATGCTGTCATCTTCCTTGAATCCAACTCCTGGCCTTGACACAACGTCAGTCCCCTTCTCAACTCtctaaaaaacttgaaagaaaacacAATGTTATCACAAACAGCACTCTTCAAGACTTGTTCATCTTCAACCTTAAATCTTCTGTAGCAAACGAGAGCTTCTTTtcgcatctctctctctctctagaggTACATCTCAATGTACCTTAGTTTCATGGCTGTCTCAATTTTTCCAGCATTTAACTAATGTGTATTTTAGTCATCATTTTAAGAAAAGACACAACGACAACATTATTTTGTACTATGTTTAGGACCTTTCACTTGCCATTACATTAAGCTAGAGTTGAGATTTGAAGATTATACTAATAATATCTTATCTAGAGCCTGTTTTCATCTACTGAAGTTTGGTTCCTAAAATCTTTGGGGGTCTGATTGGAATTGAGTAAATTTTTTGGGGTTCTTATTTTCCTCACAAATCGTTGGAGGGTTTATTAAAATTAGGAGCACGCACCCTTCAATTCTTCTGTGTTAGTAATGTATTGTATTTACTCTGGTTTTCATTGACACAAGACTCAACTTAGGAAACTCTTCTTTTGCCAAGCAGAATTTAGTAAGCACTTCTTTacttccattttaatttttttttcatcgacCATTGCTTTGTGATCGTGCTGCAGTTTAAATTTAGTTGAAGCCAAGATTATGCACCATTTGCTGGTTTCCTTTTGTCTTTGGTTACATGACCATTTTCTTTCGATAAATAGAGAGATTGAGATTTTTCTGAGGAGCCAAGTGGACAAAACTTGACATATTATTATGTGATTTGTTGGGCCATTAACAACCTTTTGTTGTTCGGTCAAGAAAGTTGGGCCCAACACCAA is a window encoding:
- the LOC7456219 gene encoding uncharacterized protein LOC7456219 produces the protein MALLHLRRTISPRNSFLFLLRSSTSFTKARTFSNTTTLFSPHLLSNSVSHKLPSATLPSFDFLKQSRRGFAKGKNKSKDDSAGGTVEFVDIGPTVKETANSQMDAAVVALSRELQKLRTGRASAGMLDHIIVETDGVKLPLNRSAVVSVMDAKTLSVNPYDPNTLKQLENAIVSSPLGLNPQRDGDRLIAAIPPLTKEHTQAMCKVVAKSCEDCRQSIRRARQKAMDTVKKAGSSFPKDDAKKLEKEIEEMTKKFVKSAEDMCNNKEKEIKTG
- the LOC7456218 gene encoding protein NONRESPONDING TO OXYLIPINS 2, mitochondrial isoform X3 — its product is MAFSSSCRRFISKSSLSSIKSAIRSSNVPKSPSMPTRSATALPSSKPPTSPQFSFSRAPCELGCVQSLLPLHSAVAASRMTSCLSTTSRSCRALSQGT
- the LOC7456218 gene encoding protein NONRESPONDING TO OXYLIPINS 2, mitochondrial isoform X2, whose protein sequence is MAFSSSCRRFISKSSLSSIKSAIRSSNVPKSPSMPTRSATALPSSKPPTSPQFSFSRAPCELGCVQSLLPLHSAVAASRMTSCLSTTSRSCRALSQDGVDGT
- the LOC7456218 gene encoding protein NONRESPONDING TO OXYLIPINS 2, mitochondrial isoform X1, yielding MAFSSSCRRFISKSSLSSIKSAIRSSNVPKSPSMPTRSATALPSSKPPTSPQFSFSRAPCELGCVQSLLPLHSAVAASRMTSCLSTTSRSCRALSQELGLSVPR